One Granulicella sp. 5B5 DNA window includes the following coding sequences:
- a CDS encoding tetratricopeptide repeat protein produces the protein MRIHARFLSLLLAGVTPLAAQSLPNSQTKTHSAAEESALLHQSEDWQLIAPHLADPATANEAQLELSGDVLQARRFPEDALDYYTYAMKRGGDPATLLKKMGVVRLELRQTALARALFQQCVHMAKKDPQAWNNLAAADYILGANRSAIHEYKRALKLDKHSAVFHANLGIAYFADNDVESARTEFSAAMRLDPRIMSAEAEGGGITLHVLQTQNYGLLCFQMAKMYASQGAMLETKLWLQKAAEHGLDLHAALSDDSEMRVWLKNPEIRVVMANANRLQKPNVAHATPGLGTSNDGVPN, from the coding sequence ATGCGTATCCACGCTCGGTTCCTCTCGTTACTGCTGGCAGGTGTTACGCCGCTGGCAGCTCAATCTCTCCCTAACTCACAGACTAAGACACACTCCGCCGCCGAGGAGAGCGCGCTGTTGCACCAGAGTGAAGACTGGCAGTTGATTGCACCCCACCTTGCCGATCCGGCGACGGCGAACGAGGCCCAACTGGAGCTGAGCGGCGATGTGCTGCAGGCGAGGCGCTTTCCTGAAGATGCGCTGGACTACTACACGTATGCGATGAAGCGCGGCGGAGACCCGGCGACTCTGCTGAAGAAGATGGGTGTTGTGCGGCTGGAACTGCGGCAAACCGCGCTGGCCCGGGCGCTGTTTCAGCAGTGCGTGCATATGGCGAAGAAAGACCCGCAGGCGTGGAACAATCTGGCCGCAGCCGACTACATACTGGGCGCGAACCGTTCCGCAATCCACGAGTACAAACGGGCGCTGAAGCTGGACAAACACTCGGCGGTGTTCCATGCCAATTTGGGCATCGCGTACTTTGCAGACAATGACGTAGAGAGCGCGCGGACGGAGTTTTCTGCGGCGATGCGGCTGGACCCGCGGATCATGTCGGCAGAAGCAGAGGGCGGCGGCATTACGCTGCATGTGCTGCAGACCCAGAACTATGGGCTGCTTTGCTTCCAGATGGCGAAGATGTATGCCAGCCAGGGTGCGATGCTGGAGACCAAGCTGTGGCTGCAAAAGGCAGCCGAACATGGCCTTGATCTGCACGCAGCGCTCAGCGATGACTCCGAGATGCGCGTGTGGCTGAAGAACCCTGAGATCCGTGTGGTGATGGCCAATGCGAACCGGCTGCAGAAGCCGAACGTTGCCCATGCAACACCGGGACTGGGAACGAGCAACGACGGTGTTCCTAACTAA
- a CDS encoding DEAD/DEAH box helicase: MASTATTPESLTHTALAWAHPVVQEWFLTKFGSPTEPQIAGWPAILRGDPTLISAPTGSGKTLTAFLVCIDALLRKSIEGRLAAQTEVVYVSPLKALSNDVQKNLDGPLAEIQQLALERGYLCTPIRTGIRTGDTPTKDRTAMLKHPPHILVTTPESLYILLTAGKSRQNLTRVRTLIVDEIHAIADDKRGAHLALSLERLDALVCGENRLSPGAMLTGLATPPQRIGLSATQNPIELVAAFLTGCIPTEVSSRPERSEVERPASLPLSPNRPRQPATIIQVGQRRTLDLAIEVPSDELGSICSTAMWQEIFDKLAALTDHHRSTLVFVNTRKLVEKISFELSQRLGEDAVAAHHGSLSRALRLDAEQRLKSGEIKILIATASLELGIDIGTVDLVCQIATTRSVAVAMQRVGRAGHWRGATPKGRFFATTRDDLMEQAALLRKMTAGELDLLEVPELPIDVLMQQIVAAVGAESWDETALYNVLRRAYPFRNLTPQLYEQLLSLLHNGIESSRGRYGAYILRDRVQGQLHARRGARSIAIGNGGAIPDTSIFAVMLQPENVQIATLDEHFAVDSSPGDVILLGNTSWRIQRVEAAGKVLVEDAHGAPPSIPFWEGEAPQRTSVVSDGVSDLRAEIDQRTRNISPRNLSFASVTEEVSSRPEQDGSIILRSGETCGLPAHDPQVQLLDTIAFLQRECFVCESAARQLIAYIVAGRAVLGCVPTKQTIIAERFFDEGGGQQLILHTPFGGRLNKAWGLALRKRFCRGFNFELQAAATDNGINISLAEQHSFPLADVFHFLTEHTARTLLEQACIPSPLFKNRWRWAAGRSLQLLRMQKGKRVAPQIQRTRSDDLLASVFPHASACPETMTGDIEIPDHPLVNEVMKDTLTEAMDIDGLLEVLRGIASGSIHCVAIDTPVPSVFAHELVNAMPYAFLDEAGTEERRARTTSLRRALPNAITEGAGLLDLAAIATVREQLCPDIRDEHELHDLLLQLVALPLSSLGGSSGLQATETSPILAGASAPACLAEKSRHWPLYFDRLAQQQRTHIISLEGEPTWIAAERLPEAALLWPDEVLPAAPVTTEPKPFVLGGTEDRPAQTFSARDTATTALTQGWLQILGPTTATELGAITHLHPRSLHQAFLAMEMQGLAMRGVFEHPKPSDDEPLHIEWCERRILQRIHRLTLTSLRKQVEPATPAIFMRWLLDWHHLAPDTQLAGEEGVLAVIEQLEGFEAPAVEWERTLLPTRIANYSPQWLDNLSLAGVIGWGRISPHPAWTSASSGTPSLQARVPQLAQEKGGALAPELRKGPRRVIPTNAAPITFYLRDTSDWLHAALAANAIDESILAQALSPEAQQVRAFLAQQGAVFLADLQRLTGLTRLQTSTALWELATAGLAAADGFDQLRAMMDPRRKSVTTEQPHATSLRKRAAARTTAGRWSLLQPATLGAPSSPTVSSSSRVGSQNLPNSQQAAIAAAKQRDAALDTHARILLRRYGVLFRDLLARESNAPKWRDLVPILRRLEARGEIRGGRFVSGPFGEQYALPEAAGSLREARKRYASLSGETPIAVAAADPLNLVGILVPGERVPATPGKQVLFTNGAAVQDALTPTPSPPRAKPNRSRAILDLIRSESSLPRPAARPTTQDLFS, from the coding sequence ATGGCCTCAACCGCCACAACCCCGGAATCTCTCACGCACACCGCCCTCGCCTGGGCGCACCCCGTCGTGCAGGAGTGGTTCCTCACAAAGTTTGGCTCACCCACCGAGCCACAGATTGCAGGCTGGCCCGCCATCCTCCGCGGAGACCCCACCCTCATCTCCGCTCCCACAGGCTCCGGCAAAACGCTCACAGCATTTCTAGTCTGCATCGACGCGCTCCTCCGCAAGTCCATCGAAGGCCGCCTCGCAGCCCAAACAGAAGTCGTCTACGTCTCACCACTCAAAGCCCTCTCCAACGACGTCCAGAAGAACCTCGACGGCCCGCTCGCAGAGATCCAGCAACTCGCCCTCGAACGGGGCTATCTCTGCACGCCCATTCGCACCGGCATCCGCACCGGCGACACGCCGACGAAGGACCGCACGGCGATGCTCAAGCATCCGCCGCACATCCTCGTCACCACGCCGGAGTCGCTTTACATCCTGCTCACCGCAGGCAAGTCGCGCCAGAACCTCACCCGCGTCCGCACCCTCATCGTCGACGAGATCCACGCCATCGCCGACGACAAACGCGGCGCGCACCTCGCCCTCTCCCTCGAACGCCTCGACGCTCTCGTCTGCGGCGAAAACCGCCTCTCACCCGGAGCAATGCTCACCGGCCTCGCCACACCACCGCAACGCATCGGCCTCTCCGCCACGCAGAACCCCATCGAACTCGTCGCCGCCTTCCTCACCGGTTGCATACCCACAGAAGTGTCATCTCGACCGGAGCGAAGCGAAGTGGAGAGACCTGCTTCTCTACCGCTATCGCCGAATCGGCCCCGCCAACCCGCCACCATCATCCAGGTCGGCCAGCGCCGCACCCTCGACCTGGCTATCGAAGTCCCCTCCGACGAACTCGGCTCCATCTGCTCCACCGCCATGTGGCAGGAGATCTTCGACAAGCTCGCCGCCCTCACCGACCACCATCGCTCCACACTCGTCTTCGTCAACACGCGCAAGCTCGTCGAAAAGATCAGCTTCGAGCTCTCTCAGCGCCTCGGCGAAGACGCCGTAGCAGCGCACCACGGCAGCCTCTCCCGCGCTCTCCGTCTCGACGCCGAGCAACGCCTCAAATCCGGCGAGATCAAGATCCTCATCGCCACCGCCTCTTTGGAACTGGGAATAGATATAGGCACTGTAGATCTCGTCTGCCAGATCGCGACAACGCGTTCCGTCGCCGTCGCGATGCAGCGCGTCGGCCGCGCTGGCCACTGGCGCGGAGCCACACCCAAAGGCCGCTTCTTCGCCACCACGCGCGACGACCTCATGGAGCAGGCCGCGCTCCTCCGCAAGATGACAGCAGGCGAGCTCGACCTCCTCGAAGTCCCCGAGCTCCCCATCGACGTCCTCATGCAGCAGATCGTCGCCGCCGTCGGCGCCGAAAGCTGGGACGAGACCGCCCTCTACAACGTCCTGCGTCGCGCCTACCCGTTCCGCAACCTCACACCGCAGCTCTACGAGCAGCTCCTCAGCCTGCTCCACAACGGCATCGAAAGCTCCCGCGGCCGTTACGGTGCCTACATCCTCCGCGACCGCGTCCAAGGCCAGCTCCACGCCCGCCGCGGCGCACGCAGCATCGCCATCGGCAACGGCGGAGCCATCCCGGACACCAGCATCTTCGCCGTCATGCTCCAACCGGAGAACGTGCAGATCGCCACGCTGGACGAGCACTTCGCCGTCGACAGCTCACCCGGCGACGTCATCCTCCTCGGCAACACCAGCTGGCGCATCCAGCGCGTCGAAGCCGCTGGCAAGGTCCTCGTCGAAGACGCCCACGGCGCCCCACCCAGCATCCCCTTCTGGGAAGGCGAAGCCCCACAGCGCACCAGCGTCGTCTCCGACGGCGTCAGTGACCTCCGCGCCGAGATCGACCAGCGCACCCGCAACATCTCCCCGCGTAATCTTTCTTTCGCGAGCGTTACCGAAGAGGTGTCATCTCGACCGGAGCAGGATGGTTCCATCATCCTGCGCAGTGGAGAGACCTGCGGTTTGCCCGCGCACGACCCACAGGTTCAACTCCTTGACACCATCGCCTTCCTCCAGCGCGAGTGTTTCGTATGTGAATCGGCGGCGCGCCAGTTGATCGCTTACATCGTCGCAGGCCGCGCCGTCCTCGGCTGCGTCCCCACCAAACAGACCATCATCGCCGAACGCTTCTTCGACGAAGGCGGAGGCCAGCAGCTCATCCTGCACACACCCTTTGGCGGACGCCTCAACAAAGCCTGGGGCCTCGCGCTACGCAAGCGCTTCTGCCGAGGCTTCAACTTCGAGCTGCAGGCCGCAGCCACCGACAACGGCATCAACATCTCGCTCGCCGAGCAGCACAGCTTCCCGCTCGCCGACGTCTTCCACTTCCTCACCGAACACACCGCGCGCACGCTACTAGAACAAGCCTGCATCCCTTCGCCACTCTTCAAGAACCGCTGGCGCTGGGCCGCAGGCCGCAGCCTGCAACTGTTGCGCATGCAGAAGGGCAAGCGTGTCGCCCCGCAGATCCAGCGCACCCGCTCTGACGATCTCCTCGCCAGCGTCTTCCCGCACGCCTCCGCCTGCCCGGAAACCATGACCGGCGACATCGAGATCCCCGATCACCCTCTCGTCAACGAGGTCATGAAGGACACGCTTACCGAAGCGATGGATATAGACGGCCTCCTCGAAGTTCTCCGAGGCATCGCATCCGGCAGCATCCACTGCGTCGCCATCGACACGCCTGTCCCAAGCGTCTTCGCGCACGAACTCGTCAACGCGATGCCTTACGCCTTTCTTGATGAGGCTGGCACCGAAGAGCGCCGCGCCCGCACCACCTCGCTGCGCCGTGCTCTGCCCAACGCAATCACCGAAGGCGCAGGCCTGCTCGACCTCGCCGCCATCGCCACCGTCCGCGAACAGCTCTGTCCCGACATCCGCGACGAGCACGAGCTCCACGATCTTCTCCTACAACTCGTCGCGCTACCGCTCTCGTCTCTCGGAGGGAGCAGTGGCCTTCAGGCCACTGAAACATCGCCCATACTTGCAGGGGCTTCAGCCCCGGCCTGCTTAGCCGAGAAGTCGCGCCACTGGCCGCTCTACTTCGACCGCCTCGCCCAACAGCAACGCACACACATCATCAGCCTCGAAGGTGAACCCACATGGATCGCCGCCGAGCGTCTTCCCGAAGCCGCACTCCTCTGGCCTGACGAAGTTTTGCCCGCGGCGCCAGTCACCACAGAGCCAAAGCCCTTCGTCCTCGGTGGCACCGAAGACCGCCCCGCCCAAACCTTCAGCGCACGCGACACTGCCACCACCGCGCTCACACAAGGCTGGCTGCAAATCCTCGGCCCAACCACGGCGACCGAGCTCGGCGCGATCACGCACCTCCATCCGCGTTCCCTGCATCAGGCCTTCCTCGCGATGGAGATGCAGGGCCTCGCCATGCGCGGCGTCTTCGAACACCCCAAACCATCAGATGACGAGCCGTTACATATCGAGTGGTGCGAGCGCCGCATCCTCCAGCGCATCCACCGGCTCACACTCACCTCGCTGCGCAAACAGGTAGAGCCAGCAACGCCAGCCATCTTCATGCGCTGGCTCCTAGACTGGCATCACCTCGCGCCAGACACCCAGTTGGCAGGCGAAGAAGGTGTCCTCGCCGTCATCGAGCAACTCGAAGGCTTCGAAGCCCCCGCCGTCGAGTGGGAGCGCACGCTCCTCCCCACGCGCATCGCCAACTACAGCCCGCAGTGGCTCGACAACCTCTCCCTCGCCGGCGTCATCGGCTGGGGCCGCATCTCGCCACACCCCGCATGGACTAGCGCGTCTTCCGGTACCCCGAGCCTTCAGGCTCGGGTCCCACAGCTGGCCCAGGAAAAGGGAGGGGCTTTAGCCCCGGAGCTTAGGAAGGGGCCACGCCGCGTCATCCCCACCAACGCCGCGCCCATCACCTTCTACCTGCGCGACACCTCCGACTGGCTCCACGCCGCGCTCGCCGCCAACGCCATCGACGAGTCCATCCTCGCGCAGGCGCTTTCGCCGGAAGCTCAGCAGGTCCGTGCGTTCCTCGCACAGCAGGGCGCAGTCTTCCTCGCCGACCTCCAGCGCCTTACCGGACTCACGCGCCTCCAAACCTCCACCGCTCTATGGGAGCTCGCCACCGCGGGCCTCGCCGCCGCCGACGGCTTCGACCAGCTCCGCGCCATGATGGATCCGCGCCGCAAGTCCGTCACCACCGAGCAGCCCCACGCCACCAGCCTCCGCAAGCGCGCCGCCGCCCGCACCACCGCAGGCCGCTGGTCGCTACTTCAGCCAGCCACTCTGGGCGCCCCATCTTCGCCGACAGTTTCATCGTCGTCTAGGGTGGGATCGCAGAACCTACCCAACTCCCAACAGGCTGCCATCGCCGCCGCAAAGCAACGCGACGCCGCACTCGACACGCACGCACGCATTCTGCTTCGCCGCTACGGCGTCCTCTTCCGCGACCTCCTCGCGCGCGAGTCCAACGCTCCCAAATGGCGCGATCTCGTCCCTATCCTTCGCCGTCTCGAAGCCCGCGGCGAAATCCGCGGCGGCCGTTTCGTCAGCGGCCCTTTCGGCGAGCAGTATGCTCTTCCCGAAGCCGCCGGCTCTCTCCGTGAAGCCCGCAAGCGCTACGCCAGTCTCTCCGGTGAAACGCCCATCGCCGTCGCCGCTGCTGACCCTCTCAACCTCGTCGGCATCCTCGTCCCCGGCGAACGCGTCCCCGCCACCCCCGGCAAACAGGTTCTCTTCACCAACGGCGCAGCCGTACAGGACGCCCTCACCCCAACTCCCTCACCACCGCGCGCCAAACCAAACCGCTCACGCGCTATCCTCGACCTCATCCGCAGCGAGTCCTCGCTGCCGCGCCCAGCCGCCAGGCCCACCACGCAGGACCTCTTCTCATGA
- a CDS encoding DUF5522 domain-containing protein, which translates to MSDTKPPVEATNADSLPGEAPRTSEPLRPEDFYMEGPYLVFTAAYHLRRGYCCNSDCRHCPYK; encoded by the coding sequence ATGAGCGACACCAAGCCGCCAGTGGAGGCAACAAACGCTGATTCGCTCCCCGGCGAGGCCCCTCGCACATCGGAGCCGCTGCGCCCTGAAGACTTCTACATGGAAGGTCCCTATCTCGTCTTCACCGCGGCCTACCACCTCCGTCGCGGCTACTGCTGCAACTCGGACTGCCGCCACTGTCCATACAAGTAG
- a CDS encoding VWA domain-containing protein: MFATKYAGVATLAVGLFFLPIKSVKAQAAAAPIQLDVTVTGAGKRPAPELSEKDFTLLDNKTPRAVSSFAVMEGKAAPTEVVIVIDSVNTPYTALSYQREQIAQYLRNKGAALPYPTTFAILTDTNFQLYNTTTTNGAVLSDALNAANIGLRDINRSQGFYGASDRMSISINGLRQLIELEEKRPGRKLVLWVSPGWPILSGPGVELDDKEQRGIYANVVSFSTELRKAGITLYNINSWGVGESLGRAFYYESFVNGLKKPGDATLGNLSLQVLAEQSGGLVLNSSDVVGMLQQCAADADHYYRITFMPEPGEGAATYHQLQVKVAAGGLTARTREGYYTQP, from the coding sequence ATGTTCGCGACAAAATACGCAGGTGTTGCAACCCTTGCTGTGGGTCTTTTCTTTTTGCCCATCAAGAGCGTGAAGGCGCAAGCTGCGGCGGCGCCGATTCAGCTTGATGTAACTGTGACGGGTGCAGGGAAACGGCCGGCACCGGAGCTAAGTGAGAAGGACTTTACCCTGCTGGACAATAAGACGCCGCGGGCAGTCTCGTCGTTCGCGGTGATGGAGGGCAAGGCGGCGCCGACCGAGGTGGTGATTGTTATCGACTCAGTGAATACGCCGTATACCGCGCTGTCGTACCAGAGAGAGCAGATCGCTCAGTACCTGCGCAACAAGGGTGCCGCGCTTCCCTACCCTACGACGTTTGCGATCCTGACGGACACAAACTTTCAGCTATACAACACCACGACGACGAACGGCGCAGTGCTGTCCGATGCGCTGAACGCGGCGAACATCGGGCTGCGCGACATCAACCGGTCACAGGGGTTTTATGGCGCGAGCGACCGGATGTCGATTTCGATCAACGGGCTGCGACAGCTGATTGAGCTGGAAGAGAAACGGCCAGGGCGCAAGCTGGTGCTCTGGGTGTCGCCGGGCTGGCCGATCCTGTCCGGGCCAGGCGTGGAGCTGGATGACAAAGAGCAGCGTGGGATCTATGCAAACGTCGTCAGCTTTTCGACCGAGCTGAGGAAGGCCGGCATTACGCTGTACAACATCAACAGTTGGGGCGTGGGTGAGTCGTTGGGCAGAGCGTTCTACTACGAGAGTTTTGTGAACGGGTTGAAGAAGCCGGGCGACGCCACATTGGGCAACCTTTCGCTGCAGGTGCTGGCGGAGCAGAGCGGCGGCCTGGTGTTGAACTCCAGCGACGTTGTGGGCATGTTGCAACAGTGCGCGGCGGATGCCGACCACTACTATAGGATCACGTTCATGCCTGAGCCCGGCGAGGGTGCAGCCACGTACCATCAACTGCAGGTGAAAGTGGCAGCAGGCGGGTTGACGGCCCGGACGAGGGAGGGGTATTACACGCAGCCGTAG
- a CDS encoding VWA domain-containing protein codes for MRRVMAAAMVGMLGWMNPMMAAAQQAHGSPQQTGDSTFTLKVNTNIVLTNVVVRDKKTGEVVKGLKASDFTIYEDKKEQKIATFDYENVDDAAVLNEKKTAGGKVSIADMLEHNFAASPEDLKDHRLMVLFFDLSSMQDEDIDRAVDAATNYVNKQMQPADLVAMVSMSTGLSLDQDFTSDKAALLKVLAKYNGDDETGFANGGTGTTDGTSDDTTAFAADDTEFNSLNTDRELFAIRAIAKSLERVDQHKSMLYFSGGLTRNGIENQASLRAATNEASKANMAIYTVDSRGLQALPPVGDASKGSLRGNSAYSGGAATAQLASNYQSQETLGTLAADTGGKFFSDSNDFGPAFQQVQKDTEAYYILGFHSTNKREDGSYRHLTVKIDRPDVKLEYRPGYYAPADFMHQKTEDRELALTEQMRSDLPATDVAVYLQALYFRANTGQNLFYIPVSLLVPGSQIPFVKNGDRDKGSIDIMGRVTKSVGNGAHGEGDMVTVGNVRDTVKLALDQSQQVKRKNIQYSTGFTLAPGRYHLKFVVRENQTGNMGSFETDIEVPDWKKVPLKLSSVVIASQRTPNEAKNPQSPLVRDGVEWVPNVAHVFRQDQHLYFLYEVYDPTKAKGAPEPAAAPGMLRREGGPVHVLTSIEFLNGGTKVYETPEVTAETINDPQRDAVAFQFDVPLTTLKPGTYICQVNVIDDAGGSFTFPRMAVRVMPPVAAVPAPAAATTGGMR; via the coding sequence ATGCGGCGAGTGATGGCGGCGGCGATGGTGGGGATGCTCGGGTGGATGAACCCGATGATGGCGGCTGCGCAGCAGGCGCATGGCTCGCCACAGCAGACCGGTGACAGTACCTTTACGTTGAAGGTGAACACCAACATTGTGCTGACCAATGTGGTGGTGCGCGATAAGAAGACCGGCGAGGTGGTGAAGGGGCTGAAGGCGAGCGACTTTACGATCTACGAGGACAAGAAAGAGCAGAAGATCGCGACGTTCGACTACGAGAACGTGGACGACGCGGCGGTGCTGAACGAGAAGAAGACCGCGGGCGGCAAGGTGAGCATCGCGGACATGCTGGAGCACAACTTTGCTGCCAGTCCTGAGGATTTGAAGGACCATCGGCTGATGGTGCTGTTCTTCGACCTGAGCTCGATGCAGGATGAGGACATTGACCGCGCGGTGGATGCGGCGACGAACTACGTGAACAAGCAGATGCAGCCGGCGGATTTGGTGGCGATGGTAAGCATGTCCACGGGGCTGAGCCTGGACCAGGATTTTACGAGCGACAAAGCCGCGCTGCTGAAGGTGCTGGCGAAGTACAACGGCGACGATGAGACGGGGTTTGCCAACGGCGGCACCGGCACCACCGACGGTACGAGTGACGATACAACGGCGTTCGCAGCCGATGACACGGAGTTCAACAGCTTGAACACAGACCGCGAGTTGTTTGCGATCCGCGCGATTGCGAAGAGCCTGGAGCGCGTGGACCAGCACAAGTCGATGCTGTACTTTTCGGGCGGGTTGACGCGGAATGGGATTGAGAACCAGGCGAGCCTGCGCGCGGCGACGAATGAGGCGAGCAAGGCGAACATGGCGATCTATACGGTGGATTCGCGTGGACTGCAGGCGCTGCCGCCGGTGGGCGATGCGAGCAAGGGGAGCCTGCGCGGGAACTCAGCTTATAGCGGCGGAGCGGCGACGGCGCAGCTGGCTTCGAACTACCAGTCGCAGGAGACGCTGGGGACGCTGGCGGCGGATACGGGCGGCAAGTTCTTCAGCGACTCGAATGACTTTGGGCCGGCGTTCCAGCAGGTGCAGAAGGACACGGAGGCGTATTACATTCTTGGGTTCCACTCGACGAACAAGAGAGAGGACGGATCGTACCGGCACCTGACGGTGAAGATCGACCGGCCGGATGTGAAGCTGGAGTACAGGCCGGGGTACTACGCACCCGCCGACTTTATGCACCAGAAGACCGAAGACCGCGAGCTCGCGCTGACCGAGCAGATGCGGAGTGACCTGCCGGCAACGGACGTTGCGGTATATCTGCAGGCGCTGTACTTCCGGGCGAATACGGGGCAGAACCTGTTTTATATCCCCGTGAGCCTGCTGGTGCCGGGGTCGCAGATACCGTTTGTGAAAAACGGCGACCGCGACAAAGGCAGCATCGACATTATGGGCCGGGTGACGAAGTCCGTGGGTAATGGCGCGCATGGCGAAGGCGACATGGTGACCGTCGGCAATGTGCGCGATACGGTAAAGCTGGCGCTGGACCAGTCGCAGCAGGTGAAGCGGAAGAACATTCAGTACTCGACGGGCTTTACGCTGGCGCCGGGAAGGTATCACCTAAAGTTCGTTGTGCGCGAGAACCAGACGGGCAACATGGGGAGCTTCGAGACGGACATCGAGGTTCCGGATTGGAAGAAGGTGCCGCTGAAGCTGAGCTCCGTGGTGATTGCGAGCCAGCGGACGCCGAACGAAGCGAAGAACCCGCAGAGCCCGCTCGTTCGGGACGGCGTGGAGTGGGTGCCGAATGTGGCGCATGTGTTTCGGCAGGACCAGCACCTGTACTTTTTGTACGAGGTGTATGACCCGACGAAGGCGAAAGGCGCGCCTGAGCCTGCGGCTGCTCCGGGGATGTTGCGGCGCGAGGGTGGGCCGGTGCATGTATTGACCAGCATCGAGTTTCTGAACGGCGGCACGAAGGTGTATGAGACGCCGGAGGTAACGGCGGAGACGATCAACGATCCGCAGCGGGATGCGGTGGCGTTCCAGTTCGATGTGCCGCTGACGACGCTGAAGCCGGGGACGTACATCTGCCAGGTGAATGTGATTGACGATGCGGGCGGGAGCTTCACGTTTCCGAGGATGGCGGTGCGGGTGATGCCCCCGGTGGCGGCTGTGCCGGCCCCAGCAGCCGCGACGACAGGCGGGATGCGGTAG